CGCGGTCGCGGGGACAGCCGTCGCCATCGATTGTCCATCCATCCTCCGGTCCCGTGCGCGGCAGCGACCGCGGCTCGCTCGGCGCCATCCCTCTCCGCGCCGGGACCGGGGGATCGCAGCACCGGACCAGCTGATGATGCTGTGATGCAGCCGAGCCGATGGAGCCCCGCACCTAGGCGCGGCCTACGCTTTTGCCTGCTCTGCTCGGTCCCGGGCTCCCTCCCGGCTTTGACGGGGGTCGGGGTCTCTGCTGTACGCTCTGCCAGCGGCGGACCCGGGGCGCGCGACTACGGGTGGACGtacgccgcgcgcgcgccctccTGTCGGCAGATCCATCCGCACACCCAGACGGATGGCCGGCAGACCTGGCGGATGGATGcgtctcatctcatctcatctcatcccAACCCGACGCACGCCATCCGCTAGCCGCCGCGCGTACGTGCGCTGCTCCGGCCTCCAAAGGTACGCACATCTCCTCGTTGTCAGGGACGTCTCGCACGCAGTGGATCGACCATTCGCGATACCACCACTGCGAATTACGTAAAAATCACTGCGAACCGACAACACAACATGGATCGGACGGATCGGTCCgggttgtatatataatatatatggcGCGCTCGTGTCCGTACGGCCGGAGCGATCGATCGAGGAATTGAATTTTAAATACCAACCGATATTACCACTCCACTTTCAGACCAGTACTAaagaaatattaaaaaataaaaaaagaaatctgcCGACTGCCCCAGCCGCTgtccgccgctccttgccccgTCATCGCTCCTTGCTCCGTCATACCTGCCGatgctccgccgccgcacccttCCTTCTTGCCTCCGCCGCTCTTCGCCCCGCCGTCGCTCCTCACCGGTGTCGCAGTGAGAGGTGCACGGAGGGGAGAGGGAAGGGGCAGCtgtgaggggaggggaggggaggggcgcgcttggaagaatgggaggaagggagaagggagagaACAGAAGAATGGGAGgaagggagaaggaagaagggaggGGCAAGGTCGGCGTgaggggagaagggagagaggagcGCCGTtcgggagagagggaggaaggcgTGCGGATAAGACGGTAAGGttggtaccgggtggaggcttcacccggtattAGATTGcacgttagtaccggttgaaaccTCCACCTGATACTAAAAGGGTTCATGAGAGTTTTGTTGGGGACTAGCTGTTAGGCTCGGTATTAATACTCGTATTAGTACCGATCTAAAATACAACCGTGCCGACGAACGGTTAGTTTTCCAGCGTTGGACGGCTTTGgaccagcgccaccacctactGGGCTGGGCCAGTCGCGGCGGCACCAGTCAGGGCTAGCTTCACCCAAGTAAGGGAGCGAGCGCATTGATATCGGCAGCGACCGACGTCATCTCCAGTCTCTAGCTGGCCGTGCCGGCTACCGATCGATCCAGCCGAGCGTTAAGAATGGACGACTTCACCTTCttccccgccaccaccacgatgACGCCTGCAGAGAAGCTGCCGCCTGCCGCGGTCCCATCATCaggctcgccgtcgtcgttggcGCCGTGCCGCAAGCTCCCGTTCTTCCGCTTCGTGCCGGCCGCcccgcctccctctcctgcgccgccggcggagccgaCGAGCCGGGCCACCGGCGTCATCATGGCGGAAGATCAAGAGCCGCGGCTGCCGGAGAAGAGCGCGGGACCGGGAGCGGGAGGAGAtgccgcggcggcgaaggccgcGGAGGTAGAGGACAGGATGGACCAGCTGTGGGAGGACTTCAACGAGGAGCTGGGCCAgctggcgcgggcgcgggcgcggcgccggccgtgcGGCGGCTCCTGGCGCGACCGCCGCGACGACGGGCTGCTGGCGATGGAGGGCGGCCGCACCCGCACGTGGTCggagccgtcgccgtcgccgccgtcggacgCGGAGTCGGagcccgcggcgcgcgccgggtGCGCGCCCGTGCTGCGGCCGTCGGcgagggccgccgccggggcgaggcactgccgccgccgcgcggggaCGTGGGTGCTGCTCATGCGGATCTTCCGGAGGCTCTTCGTCATCGAGAAGACCATCTCCGAGGCCGCCGTCGCCAGGCAGCGATCCAGCACCAGGGCGCGCTGATGGCACGCACGTGCGCTTGGCTGCTTGCTGCCCGCGCAATCGCTTCGCTTCCATGACCATGAGCGCGTGGTGAGTGACTTGGTCGGCCTGCAAGAACCATGCGTGCATGCTTCTGATGCAGGAACCATGCACCCATGGGTAAATTATGTTACTCCATTAGACATATATACAAGTAATGATCGAGATTTGTTCTTTGACGCTGTAAGCCTCTCTGTAATTAGGGTTCATTATCAGATACAGAGAAATCAAAGTAGTCCATAGCAATGATGCAATGTCACTCCATTTCTCATTCTTCTGTCCACTTTACTTCCTCCGTATATCAATCATCTATCAATCTGATTCAACTCAATAGCATAAATGTAAAAACGAGAAAAAGGCAACGCCTATgcaaatacttttttttttatttttccggAAAGGAAGGCAAGAGTTTTGCCATGAGTTTTATTAGACGAgagaattttttaaaaaaaagagcaaaaaaaCAGGTGTGCAAATTCTTTTTTCACTGTGCACTTTAGTCACGAGGCGATGTCTTGTGACTCATGGTATCGTACTATCGTACCTTCGGATCTGAAGAAAGAAAGGCGCACGGCTTACCAGGACAAAGTTTTTTGGTGTGGGTTCGTGGGGATGAAAGGTGCTCGTGCTATTTTGCTTGGGAGGATGCGTGTTTTTATTTGGGCGGCTCACATAAGGACAAGGGGATTAGCTCGTACTAAAGGCAAAAAAGAGACCGCGGACGGGGACGTCCAACCTCTGTCCTACCTCATCACAACAGTAAAACCCTGCTGTGCTTCCCAAGGAAACCTCTCGATCCAAAAAGCCAGCAAGTATATTGTGTAAGAATGGGAGAATAACATCTTTTCACAATCACATCTTACTAGCATAAAAGTCGTCGTAATCTTGGACTTCAAATCAAATCCGATGTCTCTAGATAAGATCACAACAATAGAATGCTAAACATTAGAATCGTAGAGATGCAAATTCTATTGACTAAATCATAGAATCTGGGCTCTAATCTAGATCCTAAAGACGTAAAACCATATGGCAGCACCGTGAAAGTTTCCGCGTTCTGCAAGGTAATCACAAACTTCATCCCAGCAAAGAATTACTTGTACACTTAACGCGCACCACAAATTCTAAAACTGCACGAGCATAGGGATGACAGGGACAATTCTTGCAAATCATGTTGGTATCCTACCAGAAGTCAATAACAAATTGGGGTCAACTAACAAGAGAACAGACAGCAGACAGCCCACAAGGGCCTAGGGTTTGTACAATCACACAGCGTGCTGGCAGCTGGGCCTACTTCCACCAACCATCTCAGGCCGATGTAGCATGTAGGACACAAAGATTAAATATCATGCACCTTTTAGGTTGATGAAAAGACTAATGCAGCGATGAGCCTATGATCCGTTTTTTACAGAGAGAATCACCCAAGATGATGACAGACTACACTGATGCAGCAAGAGTTAAAGGATTTGATATGAATTGTGGATGGTTTACTGTGTTTCCTGTGAAGTTACAACATACAACCCAGACACAACCTTCGTCGAAATGTATAATCTGATCATAGCTGTCAAGTGAAAACGAAATGGATAGAGCAATATGCATCACAGAACCACCCTTGACACTTAAATTCTGATAGATACAGAATTCTGAAAAAGAGAGAGACTATAAGCATTGTATGATTGTTGCCGATTAATAATGGCATGGTAATGGAGAGTTTCGCCGCAATCATGTTGATATCTTATTATCTTGTTAGCGGAAGGCAAGCCTCACAATCTGCTTGATACAGCAAGATACTTGGTATGACGGGCCTGTGCCATCAATTTTCCTGTCTTTTTCTTCCTGAAATCGACAGAGACAACACCAACGGATTTTCCAGCACGCAACAACTTTCCCTCAACCTCTATTTCTTCCTGGACAATTAACTCAAAAAGTTAAAAGTAAGTCAAAGAAATTTGTAAAGGAAGtgtgaaaacaacaaaaggcTCAAAATTAATCTAGGCTTCTTTGAAATTAATTTGACAGGGAGCTAGCTGAATCTGGCTTCATTTCTGTCTAACTTGCAGTAGAATAACCTCAGGACCTTCAGCCTATATCAGCATGTTCTTCAATGTCATATCATAACAAGTATCAACTACTGAGATGGTTATTTTGTTTTTGATACCTACCAGATATTTTTTACAGGTATAAAGTGATACAATACTAATAACTGTTCAATAATCATGGTATAGCCAAAAGGCTCCACTCATAACTGACAACAATGGAAATGAATAGAGTGAATGTGACTCATTTATTCAACCATCATTTCTGCTTATAGACAACTCATTGACAGTAGGTAATAAAAACGCAAGTTGCTAAAGGTAACAAGCCCAAAGAAGTAATAACCATTTTATCTGGCAAAACAAGCTGTTGTCATGCCATGTTCACCGACGTAAACTCACAAAAATATTATATTCTACCTTTCTACAGGACCATGAAGCAACACTGAAGCTGAAGCTTCAAGAAGAATTTAAATAGAATggtatttatctgttctatatAGAAACAATATTAGACCTAACAGCATTGGACTGCCAGCAGGCACATTTGTTACACTTATACCTGAGCACAAAagtcaagaacaagtaaagTATGAAGCTATCTGCATCGAGTTATTTATTCAACAAAGAATGGGAATATCTTAATAGGTTAAAGGATGTTTTTATATACTATACTCTCTGTTCGTTTTTAGAAGCGTATTAGAATCTAAAGATGTCCTTAGAAGTGTACTTTGACCACCAATTTCTCGTACAATATATCATCAATTGCTGCAAAATATGTCAtattaaaatatatttgaaataCAAATCTATTCATATAACTTTTATACACTAAGCATGCACATAATTTGACTAATTGCTGGTTAAAATTTATGAAACTCGACATTTTAAAATCCTTACACGACAACTAAAAACGAACAGTGGGAGCAAAAAGATGGGTAAGTGAATTAGGATTCAACAGTGACCTGTCTAAACAACCTGTCAGAAATTAAACTAAAAACACAGTTTCCTAGATTCTGAAATTATTTATGATGAATACTCCAAATCTTCTACAACAGGTAGAGAATATCATATAATGAATTCATTACCAAATCCTAATAAAATCAAAGAACTTTCACTACAATAACCACAGAAGGAACCCCCTATTTGATAAAGAGAAACTAAATTGTTTCAGGATGCCAGGAAACAATAAAAGCACAAATCTAACAACTTTCATCAAGTTCGAAGCAATTTCAGAAACTAATCCCAGCTCACTCCAACTACTCAGCTGCCAACAACTTGATAATACAGCACATTGACTAGTAGCCAGTAGTAGTAAATATTGCAGAGAAGATCTCAATCACTGAGGTATAGCACACCAAAGCTATGCACAACAGCAAGCATTAGAACCATACCCAATCGTTGCTGATTGCAGTTTCTACGAGACATAAACCAGAACAGGCTAATCTGACATTCACCTACAAAACATGCCAGCACCACGATACAGCCTAAAAAAACATACGCCGCAAAGTATCAGAGAGTACTCACACTGAATCCCATTTCTTCAGCAAATTGGATTTCCCAATTGCCAATTCTAGCACTAGCAGCACAAGTGCATAAACGATCCAGTTTCATCATAAATTCCGATACCCTGAACTCCAAATTTGTTGATACAATAATAAAACACAGCCTGAAATGTGAACCGAGAGAAAAAGAGAGCCGGTCTCACCCCGACGGTAGCCACGTCGACGAAGGAGACGCTGATCTCCACGGAGACCCCGCTCCTCGGGAGCCCGCTGCAGTAGAAGACGGCCGACCCCAGCTGGTCGGCGAGCGTCGCCGTGACGCCGCTGCGGAGGTACCCCGCGGGGCTCTGCAAAGCCACCGCCGATTGGAATTCGGAGCCCAAAGCACCACACAATTCGTCACCATCTCGAGCCGAAAGAGGGTAAAGAGCTAAAGTGTCCCTAGGGCTTTCGTCGGTGGGGAGGGGAGATCGTGGCTTACGGCGTGGCGCGGGGCGACGACGAAGGAGCAGAGGAGGCGGCCGTGCTCGGAGGACTCGATGCTGACGCCTTGGAGGACGAAGGGGTCGTAGAAGTGGAGGCGGGCAGGGGTGGAGCCCGTGATTTCCTCTGCGGAGGCGGTGGGCTCGAGGCTTCGCCGCACCGCTTCCGGGTCCATGGTCGGCGGTGCGCCGggccggcgaggagagggagaggaggtcgCGCCACCTGAATCCGACGAGGTGCCGGCAGGCAGACAAGACGACACGCAAATTCCTGAATCCTGAGACGAATGGAGGCTGCGTAGCGTGGCTGCGTGGGTTTGCTTAtactgacaggtggggccatGGACGGATAGATGGCAGTGTCCAGTGGCAGTGGGTGATAGGAGTACAGAAGCAGGACGGGGCGTCAGGGTGGCCCcagtttttctcttctttttttgaaatagatttcttctttttttcccttgtaAAA
This portion of the Setaria viridis chromosome 7, Setaria_viridis_v4.0, whole genome shotgun sequence genome encodes:
- the LOC117863452 gene encoding uncharacterized protein, which produces MDDFTFFPATTTMTPAEKLPPAAVPSSGSPSSLAPCRKLPFFRFVPAAPPPSPAPPAEPTSRATGVIMAEDQEPRLPEKSAGPGAGGDAAAAKAAEVEDRMDQLWEDFNEELGQLARARARRRPCGGSWRDRRDDGLLAMEGGRTRTWSEPSPSPPSDAESEPAARAGCAPVLRPSARAAAGARHCRRRAGTWVLLMRIFRRLFVIEKTISEAAVARQRSSTRAR
- the LOC117863453 gene encoding uncharacterized protein, with the protein product MDPEAVRRSLEPTASAEEITGSTPARLHFYDPFVLQGVSIESSEHGRLLCSFVVAPRHASPAGYLRSGVTATLADQLGSAVFYCSGLPRSGVSVEISVSFVDVATVGEEIEVEGKLLRAGKSVGVVSVDFRKKKTGKLMAQARHTKYLAVSSRL